Proteins encoded in a region of the Podospora pseudopauciseta strain CBS 411.78 chromosome 6, whole genome shotgun sequence genome:
- the ENP1 gene encoding snoRNA-binding rRNA-processing protein (EggNog:ENOG503NVIT; BUSCO:EOG09263KZJ; COG:W) — protein MPKAPSSLPGKKRHNPLADDLVATGVLKNKPSKRKTKAEPEEGERYVDSRASKNILAMSRELLQEDEQQSEEEKGGERGAFDFNPSNFDSREQDEELYGEDETWGDEEEEVEEIEVEAGDLEVFHKFIKPSMEDDPLLTHGWDMKGDGGQEQQQGGGQDLAEMILAKIAEHEAQQQGGWHDDNPADEEHVLPPKVIEVFEKIGMFLSRYRSGPLPKPLKVLPQIPGWEAILQVTQPHNWTHHAVFAVTRIFVAAKAKVVQRFMEMVVLDHVREDISENKRLNVHLFNALKKGLYKPAGFFKGFLRPLVASGVTLVEARVVSGVLTRVSIPVIHSAMALKELCDFAAEMVSSKNESVSAVNYLIKVLLDKRWWLIEDLHKQKKRSESSEQAPVDDGKFDAVKKYLDRLPEAEKPVPEQKTDVEPNTKGRRVRFGRVLWHRRRSTRATDNSNPSLSDVDRKERPSGPAIWLTQFPGGEATRVHTPPYKEDTVDGRPRSLFFDVARPNSRHDQTPSETSSTREKVGIRTSRSSPLNVKSRGRRSQQRSSASGASGRGLGGSISPYRVPSPRKAKEDGSPSRSKSGPAKTREKTRSPLATTPKESVKEWWDAPLRTPDTPPSTPTPRTRVTRATTGTAAMFKFDVPEHLPSSPMCPANPKNPKSLGKGVCVYHGRRRSSRFGLAGSDSLLSPKVEREEAAYDDGSNSM, from the exons ATGCCGAAAGcaccctcctctctcccCGGCAAGAAACGCCATAACCCTCTGGCCGACGATTTGGTGGCCACCGGAGTCCTTAAGAACAAGCCCTCAAAGCGAAAGACCAAGGCCGAGcccgaggaaggagagagatATGTCGACTCTCGCGCAAGCAAGAATATCCTGGCGATGAGCCGGGAGCTACTCCAGGAAGATGAGCAGCAAagcgaagaagaaaaaggcggaGAACGAGGAGCCTTCGATTTCAACCCGTCAAACTTCGACAGTCGCGAGCAGGATGAAGAACTTTACGGCGAAGACGAAACCTGGggggacgaagaggaggaagtagaGGAGATTGAAGTAGAGGCTGGTGACCTGGAGGTGTTCCATAAGTTCATCAAGCCCTCTATGGAGGACGATCCGCTCCTTACGCATGGCTGGGATATgaagggtgatggtggtcaGGAGCAACAACAGGGTGGTGGACAAGATCTGGCCGAAATGATCCTGGCTAAGATCGCTGAACATGAAGCTCAGCAACAAGGCGGGTGGCACGACGACAACCCGGCCGACGAGGAACACGTTTTGCCACCAAAGGTCATCGAAGTCTTTGAAAAGATTGGAATGTTTCTCTCTCGGTACCGTAGTG gCCCTCTCCCGAAGCCGCTAAAGGTGCTCCCTCAGATCCCCGGCTGGGAAGCCATACTCCAGGTCACCCAACCCCACAACTGGACTCATCATGCCGTTTTCGCTGTCACCAGAATCTTCGTGGCAGCCAAGGCAAAGGTTGTCCAGCGGTTCATGGAGATGGTTGTTCTTGACCATGTCCGTGAGGATATCTCCGAGAACAAGAGGTTAAATGTACATCTATTTAACGCTTTGAAGAAAGGTCTATACAAGCCGGCTGGTTTCTTCAAGGGATTCCTTCGGCCATTAGTTGCCTCAGGGGTTACTCTTGTCGAAGCTCGTGTCGTAAGTGGTGTTCTCACACGCGTGTCGATCCCCGTGATACATTCGGCCATGGCCCTCAAAGAGTTGTGCGATTTTGCGGCGGAGATGGTTTCATCAAAGAACGAGTCTGTTAGTGCCGTTAACTACCTGATCAAGGTTCTTCTCGATAAACG TTGGTGGCTGATTGAGGATTTACACAAGCAGAAGAAGCGAAGCGAATCCTCGGAACAAGCCCCTGTCGACGATGGCAAGTTTGATGCAGTCAAGAAGTATCTCGATCGCCTGCCCGAGGCGGAGAAGCCGGTCCCAGAACAGAAGACTGATGTCGAACCGAACACCAAGGGCCGTCGTGTGCGCTTTGGAAGAGTGCTGTGGCATCGCCGGAGGTCGACCCGAGCAACGGACAACTCAAACCCGAGCTTGTCAGATGTGGACCGCAAAGAACGACCCA GCGGTCCGGCGATATGGCTGACCCAGTTTCCAGGCGGA GAGGCAACTCGTGTCCATACTCCGCCCTACAAAGAAGACACAGTCGACGGACGACCGCGTAGTCTCTTCTTTGACGTAGCTCGGCCAAACAGTCGACACGATCAAACTCCATCCGAAACATCCTCTACGCGAGAGAAAGTCGGTATCCGAACCTCCCGGTCGTCCCCATTGAATGTGAAGAGCCGTGGCAGAAGATCGCAACAGAGAAGTTCGGCCAGCGGCGCATCGGGAAGAGGTCTTGGGGGCAGTATCTCGCCGTACAGAGTTCCATCGCCCCGTAAGGCGAAAGAGGATGGCTCCCCAAGTCGGAGCAAAAGCGGACCTGcaaaaacaagagaaaagaCCAGATCTCCCCTTGCCACCACTCCAAAAGAAAGCGTCAAAGAGTGGTGGGACGCACCTTTGAGAACGCCAGACACCCCACCTTCTACACCGACACCCCGAACCCGGGTCACGAGAGCAACCACGGGGACAGCGGCGATGTTCAAGTTTGATGTGCCGGAGCACTTGCCCAGCAGTCCCATGTGCCCTGCCAATCCCAAGAATCCCAAGTcattggggaagggggtctGCGTG TATCATGGGAGACGACGGAGTTCACGTTTTGGGTTGGCGGGGTCGGATTCTTTGCTTTCTCCGAaggttgagagggaggaggcggcttATGACGATGGGAGTAATTCTATGTAA
- a CDS encoding hypothetical protein (COG:S; EggNog:ENOG503PEV2), whose amino-acid sequence MENDYPGWNETFMAQDPISSPAGDKTDIPIKHDCNVPGDGDAKRTQIGIGVMYLSRLSGTAVNGPGPENCGRVSCSWNSAIIWCNNNNFYKELQWTQIAGAAYKRKSITPLKDSGRICADKTFVEGDMTVEGHADFDDGWYVVVRGDWC is encoded by the exons ATGGAAAACGACTATCCGGGCTGGAACGAGACCTTCATGGCCCAGGACCCCATCTCCAGTCCGGCCGGTGACAAGACCGACATTCCCATCAAACACGACTGTAACGTCCCCGGGGATGGCGATGCTAAGAGGACCCAGATTGGGATCGGTGTCATGTATCTGTCCCGTCTTTCTGGCACGGCTGTCAATGGTCCAGGGCCTGAGAACTGCGGCCGCGTTAGCTGCTCGTGGAACTCTGCCATCATTTGGTGTAATAAC AACAATTTCTACAAGGAGCTCCAGTGGACTCAGATCGCTGGTGCCGCATA CAAGCGCAAGTCTATCACTCCTCTTAAGGATAGTGGGCGTATCTGTGCTGACAAAACCTTTGTAGAGGGAGATATGACCGTCGAGGGACATGCTGATTTTGACGACGGCTGGTATGTCGTCGTTCGCGGGGATTGGTGCTAA
- a CDS encoding hypothetical protein (COG:S; EggNog:ENOG503PEV2) — MISIITLVASALAFFGIAQDYTLPDNIPDVTWNLLINPANKSSATVSFTGTIEQAVAKMENDYSGWNAALLAQSAAHHAAHSALFGVKADSKPLRINFDPTNCTNPNFPPFSADTARIREGIRYLLGVSGTAKNGPGPGNCGRVSCSYYFAIYCAITTSSRKRFPGWKSPPAQVIS, encoded by the exons ATGATTTCCATCATCACTCTCGTGGCCAGCGCCCTGGCTTTCTTCGGG ATTGCCCAGGATTATACTCTCCCTGACAACATTCCCGATGTTACCTGGaatctcctcatcaaccctgCTAATAAGAGCAGCGCTACCGTCAGCTTCACCGGCACCATCGAGCAGGCCGTCGCCAAGATGGAGAACGATTACTCCGGCTGGAACGCCGCCCTCCTGGCCCAGTCTGCCGCCCATCATGCCGCCCACTCTGCCCTCTTCGGCGTAAAGGCCGATTCCAAGCCCTTGCGCATCAACTTCGACCCGACCAACTGCACAAATCCCAacttcccccctttctccgCCGATACCGCTCGCATCCGTGAAGGGATCCGGTACCTTTTGGGGGTTAGTGGCACAGCGAAGAATGGCCCAGGACCCGGAAACTGTGGTCGTGTTAGCTGCTCATACTATTTTGCCATCTACTGTGCAATAAC AACAAGTTCGAGAAAGAGGTTTCCTGGCTGGAAATCGCCTCCGGCGCAAGTTATATCGTGA
- the CDC73 gene encoding accessory factor associated with RNA polymerase II (EggNog:ENOG503NYM4; COG:K; BUSCO:EOG09263UWJ), giving the protein MASPTTDPLLLFRQSIRTSSRIVPVASAESNDEVALSQATNLVFSDEGKRVVLPVDVQSRFMSSEGNLIDLRSIYFAWVNRDITIPEYNAAAEKLNEELAGGKGVHKFPFVERLNLIAWLEGAGEDTEYIKPLVGGDARKGEEGGKVEKVGDDGGVKKERRGKGTLDPRLAQIYEGERRMGDRNSVLRGIKPTDFSHIRKLAAQFMTRKPTGGSGDIRSSTNISNNPSLALNQKPARRPDPIILLSPSASSLLRMSNAKAFLEGGRYTPPDHSTPPTMLAVSRIIKDMDPNRPIRFILVEGPENFRPEYWNRVVAVFTTGQTWQFKSYKWTNPVELFKHVQGVYLGWRGEQPPESVRAFGHKVLACSVEKWRDPGQPGAEQSRWRDREVVESIWKAIETNMRAKGWRKDAAPTSI; this is encoded by the exons ATGGCCTCCCCGACGACCGATCCCCTTTTGCTGTTTCGGCAATCCATCCGGACGTCGTCACGGATTGTTCCTGTCGCCTCAGCCGAGTCGAACGACGAGGTTGCGCTGTCGCAGGCGACAAATCTGGTGTTTAGTGatgaggggaagagggtggtgttgccgGTGGATGTGCAGAGCAGGTTCATGAGCTCAGAGGGGAACTTGATTGACCTGCGGTCGATTTATTTTGCGTGGGTGAATAGGGATATCACGATTCCGGAGTATAATGCTGCGGCGGAGAAGCTGAATGAGGAGTTggctggggggaagggagtgCACAAGTTTCCGtttgtggagaggttgaatcTGATTgcttggttggagggggcgggggaggataCGGAGTATATCAAGCCgcttgttgggggggatgcgcggaagggggaggaaggggggaaggtggagaaggttggggatgatgggggggtgaagaaggagaggaggggcaAGGGGACGTTGGATCCGAGACTGGCGCAGATTTATGAGGgtgagaggaggatgggggatCGGAACAGTGTATTGAGGGGGATAAAGCCTACG GACTTTTCGCATATTCGCAAGCTGGCTGCGCAGTTCATGACTAGGAAGCCGActggtgggagtggtgatATTCGGTCTAGCACCAACATCAGCAATAACCCTTCGCTTGCGCTCAATCAGAAACCGGCTAGGCGCCCGGATCCGATTATCCTCTTGTCTCCATCGGCTTCTTCGTTGCTCAGGATGTCGAACGCGAAGGCTTTCCTCGAGGGAGGGAGGTATACGCCTCCTGACCATAGCACACCCCCAACGATGCTTGCTGTGTCACGTATCATCAAGGACATGGACCCCAACCGACCAATTAGGTTCATTCTTGTGGAGGGTCCGGAGAACTTCAGGCCGGAGTACTGGAACCGAGTGGTGGCTGTTTTTACCACGGGCCAGACCTGGCAGTTCAAGAGTTACAAGTGGACGAACCCCGTGGAGCTGTTCAAGCATGTACAGGGTGTGTATctggggtggagaggggagcAGCCTCCTGAGAGCGTGAGGGCGTTTGGGCATAAGGTGCTCGCGTGTTCGGTTGAAAAGTGGAGGGATCCGGGTCAGCCGGGGGCGGAGCAGAGCCGGTGGAGGGAtcgggaggtggtggagagtaTTTGGAAGGCGATTGAGACGAATATGAGGGCTAAGGGATGGAGGAAGGATGCGGCGCCTACTAGCATTTAG